Part of the Paenibacillus sp. FSL R7-0273 genome is shown below.
TTTGATCAGGCGTGTTGCCTCCTGCACAATCCCGTCATCCGCAAAGCCGGACGAACCTACCGCATCCTTCGTCTCCGGAATCCCAAACAGCAGAACCGCCGGTATTCCCAGAGCAGCAATTTCGTCCACCTCGGCCTTCAGCATATCCATTGAAAAATGGTACACGCCCGGCATCGAGCCAATCTCCGTCTTTACACCTGTCCCGTAAGTCACAAAAATCGGCTGGATCAGATCCAGCGTATTCAGCACAGTCTCCCGCACCATCCCGCGGATTCCGGCTGTACCGCGCAGACGGCGGTGTCGGGTAATTGGAAAGCTCATTGATGTATCCTCCTGTGTAGTTAATATGTAAAAAAGTCCGGCAGCGCTGAGCTATGTCAGCACATGTCCGGAGTACCTGCAATGTTGGTATGCCACGTGTGGCAACCCGGGTTGGGCAAAACTAAACCATAAACATCAAACAATGCGAAACATCGCGTGGTCGTGTACCACATCGTTTCTGTTTGTTGCTGGATGTTGTGTTGTGAGTACTATTATGCTGCTCCGGCCGAATGTCCCAGCCTCATACTAACTTTAACTGCACTCTGTACAGCTATTCCGTCCGTTTTCCTCTGAGTAACCCGTTTAGCTGCACTTCGTGCAGCTATTTTGGCTGAAAAAGCAGCTTTCAGCCGAAATAGGCGACTTTAGTTGTATGGAGTGCAGCTATTCACGCGCACCAGCCAAATATGACCGTTTTAGCTGCACAAAGTGCAGTTAAACCGCATCAGGAGAGTGTTACCTGCCTTAACGCAGACCACCGGAGTATTTAACAGCACGCAGCTTGACTCATCCAACCAGCAAACTAATATGTTCAACACTTCTGCAGACAACTGGTGCATCTAACAACACGCTGCGTAGCTCGTCCAGCCGGCAAACTAATATGTTCAACACTTCTGCAGACAGCTGGTGCATCTAATAACACGTAGAGGCTCATCCAACACACCCCGTACTGCGGCTTCTCCGAACCGCCTGCGCAAAAAGGCATAAGCCGCCTCCTCATCAATCTGGCCCGCCAGCAGTGTATCTAGCTCCTATCGTACTCGCGTAGACTCGTTCCAGTGGCACAGCTCCTGCACCAGTGCTTCGATCGTGGCCTCGTCCGGCAGCAGGCCCGGGGTCAGGCCGGCGGCAACGGCCGTTTCTTCGGTCACCGGGCCGATGCAGGCGATTTTGACGCCGGCCAGCACGGCCACCGGATCTTCCAGACCCATGCGCGCCAGGATCTCGATGAAGTTGCGCACCGTCGAGGAGCTGGTGAACGTAACCGCATGGATGCGCTTCTCCTCGAGCAGGCGCAGCAGCTCGATGTCGTCCTCTCCCGTCACCACCGTCTCGTAGGTGTCGATCTCGGTCACTTCCAGCCCAAGCTCGCGCAGCTTGGCCGAAAGCCACTCCCGCGCGAGGTCCCCGCGCGGCAGGAGCACCTTCTGGCCCGCCTCCAGCCGCGGGCCAAACGCCTCCAGCAGCCCTTCCGCCTGGAAGCGGACGGGCAGCTCCTCAGCCACCAGCCCCCGCTCCGCCAGCGCGGCGGCTGTGGCCGGCCCCACCGCGCCGATGCGCGCGCGGTGCAAGCCGCGGATGTCCACCCTGAGCTCCGCCAGGTGGCGCCAAAAGAACTCCACGCCGTTCGGGCTCGTGAAGAAGACCCAGTCATAGGCTTCCAGCGCGCCAAGCGCGGAAGCAATGGCGGCCTTCTTCTCTTCGCCTGCCGGCATGACCGTCTCAATGACCGGGAACTCGTACGGCTCGCCGCCGAGCTCCTCAATGCGGTCCACCAGCTCGCTCGCCTGGCTGCGGGCGCGGGTGACCACGATGCGCTTGCCGAACAGCGGCAGCGCCTCGGCCCACATCAGCTGCTGGCGCTGGCGCACCACTTCGCCGACGACAATGACCGCCGGCGGCTTGAAGTCCGCCGCCAGCACCTTCGCCTCGATGTCGGCGAGCGTGCCGGTCAGCGTATCCTGCTCTGCGCGCGTGCCCCAGCGCACGAGCGCCACCGGGGTCTCCGGCGGACGGCCGTGCTTGATCAGCTGGCTGCTGATGTAGCCGATCTTAGCTACCCCCATTAGGAAGACCAGCGTGCCGGTCGCATTCGTAACCTTGTCCCAGTGAATGGACAGATCCAGCTTGTCCGGGCTTTCATGCCCGGTAATGATCGACAGGGAGGAGGCATAGTCCCGGTGGGTAACCGGAATGCCGGCATAGGCCGGCACGCTGATCGCCGAGGTAATGCCCGGTACGATCTCATAGTAGATGCCGTTCCGGCGCAGCAGCTCCGCTTCTTCGCCCACCCGGCCAAAAATCGTCGGGTCCCCGCCCTTAAGCCGCACCACCGTCTTGCCTTCCAGGGCAAGATCAACCAGCAGCTGGTTGATCTCCTCCTGCTTCATGGTGTGGCGGTCGGGCAGCTTGCCGACATAAATTTTGTCTCCGCCGGGCTTCATTTGCTTCAGCAGCCGGGGACTTGCCAGCCGGTCGTAGACCAGCACATCCGCCTTGCGGATACACTCCAGCCCCTTCACAGTGATCAGCTTCGCATCGCCCGGTCCTGCACCTACCAGATATACTTTCCCCGTCTTCTCCGCCATCTCCATCATCCCCTTGTATCTGCCAGAATCTTCTCTGCGCCCCGGGCAATCAGCTTCCGGGCCACCTCTTCACCAAGCCATACCGGGTCTGTGCCCGTCATGGTCTCCTTAAGGATCACTGACCCGTCCGGTGTCCCTACCATCCCTGTCAGAGTAATTACCCGCTCTGCCGAATGAGTTGACCCCTGCAGCCCGGCTTCTCCGGATTGACCCGCAGCACCTCCGGCAGCACTCCCCTGATTATCGGAGCTCTCTCCAACCGCAGCGCCCTCTGCCTCAAGCACTGCATAAGCACCAATCGGCACCTGGCAGCCGCCGTTCAGCGCACCTAGAAAAGTCCGCTCCGCCGCCACCGTAAGAGCTGTCTGCTCATCGTTGTATAGCGCAAGCAAGCTGCGCAGCTCGGCGTCGTCCTCGCGGCATTCAATACCGAGAGCACCTTGCCCGACTGCAGGCAGACACACCTCCGGCTCAAGGTAGGAGGTCACGCGGTCCTGCCAGCCCATCCGGGTCAGGCCGGCTGCCGCAAGCAGGATGGCATCGTATTCGCCGTTCTCCAGCTTTTTCAGCCGGGAATCGATGTTGCCGCGCACCGGCTCAATAACCAGATCCGGTCGTAGCGCGGCAAGCTGGCTGGAGCGGCGCAGGCTGCTTGTGCCCACACGCGCACCCGCGGCCAGCTCATCAAGACCTGCTGCACCTGTTGCAATCAGACAGTCACGCGGGTCTACCCGCTTGGGAACAGCGCCGTTAATCAGACCCTCCGGCAGTTCGGAGGGCATATCCTTCATGCTATGTACAGCCATATCGATTACTTTATCAAGCATCGCCTGCTCGATTTCCTTCACAAACAGCCCTTTGCCCCCGACCTTGGATAAGGTAACATCCAGAATGCGGTCGCCTTTGGTAATGATTTTGTGCACCTCAAAGGTGAACCCGAAGCCATGCTTCTCACTCAGCCGGGTCAGATCATCAATGACATGCCCCGTCTGGGTCAGCGCCAGCGCGCTTTGTCTGCTGCCTACAATAATTTTGCGCATTCCAATAATCCCTCCCGGTAACAATAAGCTTCTTCTCCCGCCGCTCTCTCCACCATTGTACTCTCATACAGTCTGCGGCATGCAAGGATATCCTATTGCAGATTCTCACGCTTCAAGCCTTTTAGCCACATTTCCCTGAAATCAGTTGCACTAGTACAATCACTCTAGCTGCTCCGCCCGGTTCGCCGCAATCCACGAACTGACGGCCTCCGGGGTCCATTCTTTAAAGGTGCCCTGCCGCAGCTCATTCAACACATCAAGCTGTCCCAGCCGGCGCAGAAGCCGGCCGCGTATCTCTGCCGATGCCTCCTGCCGCTTAATCTCCGTCCGCATCAGGTGCAGAAAATCCAGATAAGGCTCATATTCTTCTCCGAGCAGCTCCGCGAGCTGCGCAGTAATCGCAGCCGCAGCAGAGGGTCCTGCACCGGAGGTCGAGACGGCTACGGTCAGCCTTCCCCGGCGCAGAACCCCCGGCGTA
Proteins encoded:
- the cobA gene encoding uroporphyrinogen-III C-methyltransferase, with amino-acid sequence MAEKTGKVYLVGAGPGDAKLITVKGLECIRKADVLVYDRLASPRLLKQMKPGGDKIYVGKLPDRHTMKQEEINQLLVDLALEGKTVVRLKGGDPTIFGRVGEEAELLRRNGIYYEIVPGITSAISVPAYAGIPVTHRDYASSLSIITGHESPDKLDLSIHWDKVTNATGTLVFLMGVAKIGYISSQLIKHGRPPETPVALVRWGTRAEQDTLTGTLADIEAKVLAADFKPPAVIVVGEVVRQRQQLMWAEALPLFGKRIVVTRARSQASELVDRIEELGGEPYEFPVIETVMPAGEEKKAAIASALGALEAYDWVFFTSPNGVEFFWRHLAELRVDIRGLHRARIGAVGPATAAALAERGLVAEELPVRFQAEGLLEAFGPRLEAGQKVLLPRGDLAREWLSAKLRELGLEVTEIDTYETVVTGEDDIELLRLLEEKRIHAVTFTSSSTVRNFIEILARMGLEDPVAVLAGVKIACIGPVTEETAVAAGLTPGLLPDEATIEALVQELCHWNESTRVR
- the hemC gene encoding hydroxymethylbilane synthase, with protein sequence MRKIIVGSRQSALALTQTGHVIDDLTRLSEKHGFGFTFEVHKIITKGDRILDVTLSKVGGKGLFVKEIEQAMLDKVIDMAVHSMKDMPSELPEGLINGAVPKRVDPRDCLIATGAAGLDELAAGARVGTSSLRRSSQLAALRPDLVIEPVRGNIDSRLKKLENGEYDAILLAAAGLTRMGWQDRVTSYLEPEVCLPAVGQGALGIECREDDAELRSLLALYNDEQTALTVAAERTFLGALNGGCQVPIGAYAVLEAEGAAVGESSDNQGSAAGGAAGQSGEAGLQGSTHSAERVITLTGMVGTPDGSVILKETMTGTDPVWLGEEVARKLIARGAEKILADTRG